The proteins below are encoded in one region of Oryzias melastigma strain HK-1 linkage group LG7, ASM292280v2, whole genome shotgun sequence:
- the rbl1 gene encoding retinoblastoma-like protein 1, with protein MRGEESSDSESGRMEESSVRRSLEVLCQELNMDEQTASEAMENFSSIWNTYTLEGEVVHWLACSLYAACRKGSTPTVGKGLMEGNCVSLTRILRSSKLSLIQFFSKMRKWADMSNLSQDFRLRMDRLERNFEVSTVIFRKFEPIFMDMFQNPQGSEPPRQPRSRKHRRLPCHISDVFKFCWTLFVYTKGNFRMIGDDLVNSYHLLLCCLDLVFGNALLCANRKDLINPSFRGLPPQYRTDGHVLPDEPPPCVLERLCELHDGLVVEAKGIKQHYFKPYIQKLFQRQILKGNPDLLTELLDPQNFIDNNKAINREYEEYVLTVGDFDERVFLGADADEEIGTPRKVPPDRSAGPMQHSVEKPASLAPSTPLTGRVYLKEKDLLVTPVSSATQSVSRLQSMVAGLRTAPSENLMQIFKTCSRDPSGSVLARVKSLGQTFKEHYTNDSEDSPGSHIDFAENRLKLAEILYYKVLENVLVQETKRLQGRDMSALLEQDIFHCSLMACCLEVVLFSYSSQRTFPWIIQVFKLAPFYFFKVIEVFIRSEEGLSRDMVKHLNSIEEQVLESRAWTADSALWSALEAAGNKVPSVEEVNFSSCLDSGSSNGVQPHLPLAAHSPIIHPRIREFRAGLGSARKEVPPSPLSVHDRYSSPAAGSAKRRLFGDDPPAPSVGLTSPAGPLPSPAKKLTFSSSGSTTLKIGGQGAQTTVVSLPLQGVSSDRTFTLIPVSSCDSSGVVTAQFLLTSSPSRPAAVAMTTEPQAGSGRPRRTGSLALFFRKVYHLASVRLRDLCMKLDISSELRGKIWTCFEHSLVHCTDLMKDRHLDQLLLCSIYIISKITKETHTFQDIMKCYRSQPQASSYVYRSVLIRRTPKDLSADENMEEGSASEEDSAKKTNQLPGNPNPMEEERGDLIQFYNAVYVVKMKSFALRYATSENQADAPPLSPFPSVRAQPLSPRRVSQSHSLYVSPHKNSPGCFSPNSYTYRINSSPSKDLSDINRMIRQGSASRKRAFTMEGDVTMASACDSPSKRACPENGGSPDVLLKRLQDVVSERQSH; from the exons GGGGAGGTGGTCCACTGGCTGGCCTGCTCTCTATATGCGGCCTGCAGGAAGGGGTCCACCCCCACCGTGGGGAAGGGGCTGATGGAGGGCAACTGTGTGTCCCTGACCAGGATCCTGCGCTCCTCCAAACTCAG CTTGATCCAGTTCTTCTCTAAGATGAGGAAGTGGGCCGACATGTCAAATCTGTCACAAGACTTCCGGCTTCGGATGGACCGGCTGGAGCGAAACTTTGAGGTTTCCACTGTGATCTTCCGAAAGTTTGAGCCCATCTTCATGGACATGTTCCAGAACCCTCAGGGCAGCGAGCCCCCCCGGCAGCCCCGCAGCAGGAAGCACAG ACGGCTGCCCTGTCACATCAGTGACGTCTTCAAGTTCTGCTGGACTCTCTTTGTCTACACTAAAG gaAACTTCCGTATGATCGGCGATGACCTGGTGAACTCGTAccacctgctgctctgctgtctGGACTTGGTGTTTGGCAACGCTCTGCTGTGTGCAAACAGGAAGGACCTCATCAACCCGTCTTTCAGAG GTCTGCCCCCACAGTACCGCACAGACGGCCATGTTCTGCCCGATGAGCCCCCCCCCTGTGTGCTGGAGAGGCTGTGTGAGCTCCATGATGGGCTGGTGGTTGAAGCCAAAGGCATCAAGCAGCACTACTTCAAACCCTACATCCAGAAGCTCTTCCAGAGACAG ATCCTGAAGGGAAACCCGGATCTTCTGACGGAGCTGCTGGACCCTCAGAACTTCATAGACAACAA CAAAGCCATTAACAGGGAGTATGAGGAGTACGTGCTGACGGTGGGGGACTTCGATGAGCGGGTGTTCCTGGGAGCCGACGCAGACGAGGAAATCGGAACTCCGAGGAAGGTCCCTCCAGACCGATCTGCCGGTCCGATGCAGCACAGCGTGGAGAAG CCCGCCTCCCTGGCTCCATCCACGCCGCTGACGGGGCGGGTCTACCTGAAGGAGAAGGACCTGCTCGTCACTCCTGTCTCCTCGGCGACGCAGAGCGTCAGCCGCCTGCAGAGCATGGTGGCGGGTCTGAGGACGGCCCCCAGCGAGAACCTGATGCAGATCTTCAA AACCTGCTCCAGGGATCCCAGCGGGTCCGTCCTGGCCCGCGTGAAGAGTCTGGGTCAGACCTTCAAAGAACATTACACCAACGACTCGGAGGACTCTCCCGGTTCTCACATAG ACTTTGCAGAGAACCGGCTGAAACTGGCAGAGATCCTTTACTACAAGGTTCTGGAGAACGTTCTGGTGCAGGAGACCAAGCGTTTGCAGGGCAGAGACATGAGT GCTCTGCTGGAACAGGACATCTTCCACTGCTCGCTGATGGCCTGCTGCCTGGAGGTGGTGCTCTTCTCCTACAGCTCGCAGAGGACCTTCCCCTGGATCATCCAGGTCTTCAAACTGGCCCCGTTCTACTTCTTTAAG GTGATCGAGGTGTTCATCCGCTCTGAGGAGGGCCTGTCCAGAGACATGGTGAAGCACCTGAACTCCATCGAGGAGCAGGTTCTGGAGAGCAGAGCGTGGACCGCAGACTCGGCGCTGTGGAGCGCCCTGGAGGCTGCGGGGAACAAAGTTCCCTCTGTGGAGGAG GTGAACTTCTCCTCCTGTCTGGACTCGGGTTCCTCTAACGGCGTTCAGCCTCACCTGCCGCTGGCGGCCCACTCCCCCATCATCCACCCCCGCATCCGGGAGTTCAGGGCGGGTTTGGGGAGTGCCCGGAAAG AGGTGCCCCCCTCCCCGCTGTCTGTGCACGACAGGTACAGCTCTCCGGCGGCCGGAAGCGCCAAGCGGCGTCTCTTCGGCGATGACCCTCCAGCTCCGTCCGTGGGCCTGACCTCCCCCGCGGGGCCTCTGCCCTCCCCAGCCAAGAAACTGACCTTCAGCTCGAGCGGCAGCACAACGCTGAAGATCGGCGGCCAGGGCGCTCAGACGACGGTCGTGAGTCTCCCGCTTCAAG GCGTGAGCAGCGACCGCACCTTCACCCTCATCCCCGTCTCGTCCTGCGATTCCTCTGGAGTCGTGACCGCCCAGTTCCTGCTGACGTCATCCCCGAGCCGACCCGCCGCCGTCGCCATGACAACCGAACCCCAGGCGGGAAGCGGCCGGCCGCGGCGCACAGGATCGCTCGCCCTGTTCTTCAGGAAG GTGTACCACCTGGCCAGCGTCCGTCTGAGGGACCTGTGCATGAAGCTGGACATCTCCTCCGAGCTGCGCGGGAAGATCTGGACGTGTTTCGAGCACTCGCTGGTCCACTGCACCGACTTGATGAAGGACCGCCACCTGgaccagctgctgctctgcagcatcTACATCATCTCTAAG ATCACCAAAGAGACCCACACCTTCCAGGACATCATGAAGTGTTACCGCAGCCAACCACAGGCCAGCAGCTAT GTGTATCGCAGCGTGCTGATTCGCCGGACGCCCAAAGACCTGTCAGCTGATGAGAACATGGAGGAAGGCTCTGCCTCTGAGGAAGACT CCGCAAAGAAAACCAACCAGCTTCCAGGAAACCCCAATCCCATGGAGGAGGAGCGCGGCGACCTCATCCAGTTCTACAACGCCGTTTACGTGGTGAAGATGAAGAGCTTCGCTCTGCGATACGCCACCAGCGAGAACCAG GCTGACGCGCCGCCGCTCTCGCCGTTCCCGTCGGTGCGGGCTCAGCCTCTGTCGCCCCGCCGGGTCTCTCAGAGCCACTCGCTGTACGTCTCCCCCCACAAGAACTCCCCCGGCTGCTTCTCCCCCAACTCCTACACCTACAGGATCAACAGCAGCCCGTCCAAG GATCTGTCCGACATCAACCGGATGATCCGACAGGGCTCTGCCAGCAGGAAGAGGGCCTTCACCATGGAGGGGGACGTGACCATGGCGTCCGCATGTGACTCGCCAAGTAAGAGGGCGTGTCCAGAGAACGGCGGTAGCCCGGACGTGCTGCTGAAGCGTCTGCAGGACGTGGTGTCAGAGCGGCAGAGCCACTGA